The DNA segment AACGACAACGAAACCAAACTCGCCATATAGCTCATCCAGTTGTAACTGGCACTGGTCAACACTTGGCGATTGGTCAACAAGCACCCGTAGTTCTTTACTACTTGGCATGCATCAAAGCGGCTCTTTCCGTATGGCAAAGTTTCATGCAGAACAAAGTAACCCAGCGTAAATATCGCTAATAGGTACAATAAAACAAACAGGAACACCGCCTGCCAACCTAGATGGAATGAGATCCAACCACCAAATACAGGCGCAATGATCGGCATGATCGAAGCAGTGATCGAAATATAAGACAACGCTTTGGTCAGTTGAGGGCCATCATAGCTGTCGCGAAGCACACTTCGTCCGAGAACCGAGGCACTACCCGCCCCTAAACCTTGCAACAAGCGACCAACCTCTAGCGCCGTCATGTTGTCAGAAAATACGACACAAACGACAGTACCAATCAAATAAACACCCTGACCTAACAAGAAGATAGGTCTTCTTCCCACTGCATCAGACATCGGCCCGTAAAATAGCTGAGACAAGCCAAAACCCACAAGAAACAGCGTGACGAGCAGCTGTACATCTACCTGAGTCACACTTAAGTCAGAAGCAATTAACGGCAATGATGGCAAGTAGATGCTCACACCCACCTGTCCCGTAGCAATAATCATCATTGCTAAAAGTAACGGCGTTTTTTTAAAGGTCGATTGGCTCAAAAAATTCCCTATTCGTTTGATATTTGTTCATGATATAAGTTTATATTCAAAACCAGTAATTGATAATTAACCAAATTGGAATTTAATTAAGTCCTAACAGGAAATAATATGGATTGGATTCTCAACGTAAAAAGCTACGTTCGAGTAGTGGAAGAAGGCAGTTTCAATGGTGCAGCTCGCAAACTTAACACCACCAGCTCGGCGATCAGTAAAAGAGTAAACTGGCTCGAAGAGCGTATCGGCACACAACTTTTAAAACGCACCACTCGCTCGATTAACCAAACCGAAGCGGGAGCACTCTTTTACTTGCGGGCCAAGGATCAACTCGACAATTGGCAATCAATTATTGATGAGACTCGCTCGGTTAACCAAACCCCGGCAGGCCTCTTAAAGATTGGCGCGACGATTGCTGTTGGCTCTAAGTTTCTCGTGCAATACATGGACGACTTCTTAGAAAAGTATCCAGATATTAAGGTGCAGCTGATCACGACCACGCCAGGGCAATTACCAGAGCTGGGCTTGGATCTGGTGATCAGTCGAGAACTGGAACAGCTCAACTCGTTAAGCTTCAAGAAAACACCGCTGTTTGAACACAA comes from the Vibrio splendidus genome and includes:
- a CDS encoding multidrug effflux MFS transporter encodes the protein MSQSTFKKTPLLLAMMIIATGQVGVSIYLPSLPLIASDLSVTQVDVQLLVTLFLVGFGLSQLFYGPMSDAVGRRPIFLLGQGVYLIGTVVCVVFSDNMTALEVGRLLQGLGAGSASVLGRSVLRDSYDGPQLTKALSYISITASIMPIIAPVFGGWISFHLGWQAVFLFVLLYLLAIFTLGYFVLHETLPYGKSRFDACQVVKNYGCLLTNRQVLTSASYNWMSYMASLVSLSLFPFLMQEQLGLTAAEYGSLMIVPSAGLLIGSVALNLLNRRFSTPQLMSLAILIILASGTWLLTHELSIFNLVWAFTWLAIAQGISFPLSISMLLEPHKKQAGAVSALSGSIQMCLAGLLGGYLVESWVTTHLQLGVFYLIIGACMGTVLWSSTRMNKKAAATEVEYS
- a CDS encoding LysR family transcriptional regulator; the encoded protein is MDWILNVKSYVRVVEEGSFNGAARKLNTTSSAISKRVNWLEERIGTQLLKRTTRSINQTEAGALFYLRAKDQLDNWQSIIDETRSVNQTPAGLLKIGATIAVGSKFLVQYMDDFLEKYPDIKVQLITTTPGQLPELGLDLVISRELEQLNSLSFKKTPLFEHKASFYAAPSYLAKHGYPTNEQDLEQHNSLIWGERPTREVTLTKGQRITLNGNFATTNPEALFHAAKRGMGVLLTIKAMIKEDLKQGTLVPVLPNITADEVMVYAYYPKLDYSHTRTKLFLDHLKDRLDKERNNQIL